GTGCGGGCGCCGCGCGCTGTCACCTGCGACGCGTGTTCACGCGTGTTCCAGGTGCAGGATGGCCAGGCGGGCCTTCAACCGTAATCGTGGTAGTCGACCACGCGCCCTTCCCTTGCATGGTCCAGATGCAGGCGAGTTCGGGTTTGACGGTCTCGCCTTTCTTCGCGAAAGCCTTCGACGTCGTCATGGGCGTGCCTTCCCGGAGTCAGCTCGCTGACCACGGTGTCGCCGGCGGCGAGGTGGCGGCGCAGCGAATGCGACCCGCCGGTCGGGCAGCCGTTCGGCGAATTGACGCATGACGGTGAGCATGGCCTCGGCGCCGTGCGGCAGCGCGCCGCGATTGGCGGTGTTCGACATGGATGTCGGGGCCCTTGAGACTTGCCAGCATGTCAGAAGTCCTTGGCGTTAACAGGCGGCTATCCAACGGTTGGCGATGTCGAGCGGGGCGGTCATGACGTGATCCTCGTGACGAATGCGCTCAAGCGTTGCGCGAGGACCGCGAGCCGTCAATTACCGGTCCGGGGACCCCGCGGGTGTGAATTCATCCGCACACCGATTGCCGCACCGACAGGCGGGGCTCGCATTTAAGATGTGCGAATGAATTTGCACCTACGGGGCGGCGTGGAACTTGTCTGTTAGAACAGGTGGCCTTCGCGGATATGCCCCTTGGCTTCGAGCAGGGTGCCACGACCGCGTCGCGTGGCCGGCGCGCCGCTTGGTCAGGCATCGCACTGCTGCTCGGCATCGCCGACGTCGCGCTGCGCCAGGCTGCGTGAGGCGGCCACTGTGTCCGCACCAGCCTTCGCGTGACGCTCAAGGTCGGCAGAGCTTGCGAAGCGGTCGCCGAGCGCTTCGTTGCAGCGCGCCAGCAGCGGCAGCGCTGGCAGGTCGCTCGCGCGCCGGGCGCCGTAATAGAAGCGGAACTCGCGCGGGTCCTGGCGTGCGATGGCGTCGTCGAGCACGGCCGCTATCGGCGCGATGCCGGAGCCCGTCGCACGCACAGCAGCACCGGCCCCTGGCCATCGCGCAGGTAGCTGTTGCCGAAAGGTCCGCTGAGCTTGAAGCGGTCGCCGACACAGCAGGCGCCGAGCGGGGCCGCCCGAAAACGCGCCGCCCACCACTTCGCCGACGGTAAAGTCGAGGTGTGTCGGCGCATGTCGGGCCGGAGGCAATCAGTAGGAGCGTCGCGCGTTGGCCCACGGCGGCGTCAGTTCGACAGGGCGAGCCGGCGTAGAAGTCGAGCGGCGCAGACAAGGCGAGACTGAAGCGCCACAGGCTGGCGGTGAGCTTTTCGATCGACGCCAACTTAACACCGAGTTCGCGCGGCAACAGCAGCGGGCGCGCACGCGCGTCCGCCGTCTGGCGCGCCTCGACCACGAGGTCGCTGAGCGGCCGCGCGCAGCACAGGAGTGCATAGCCTTCGTCGCGTTCGTCTTCGGATAACGAGTAAATGGACGCGCCGCCGTGATCGACCTCGCCATCGCGGACGAGATATTTGCAGCTCGAGCAGTTGCCGTGGCGACAACCGTATTCCAGCGCCACGCCGGCGCGCAGCGCGGCATCGAGCACCGTTTCGTCATCCCGCGCCGCGAAGCTTTCACCGCCCGGCGCCAATTCAATCGAGTGGGAGGTCATGGCATGACTCCGTGTGCGGCCCATCGGAAAAATCTCTTCCGCCGACGGGGAGCTGTCGGCGGAAGAACAAGGGTCCTGTCGTCGGCAGGCTACGCAGGCGTTTCCAGATCGGTCATGTGCGAAGTCACGCGGAACGTCATCGGATCGGTGACCACGCGCCCGACGAAGCTCGACATGATCACCAGCCACGAGCCCAGCGACAGTTTCTCGCCGAGCTCTTCGCCCACGCGCGCGATGTCGATGACGATCTCCCCTTCGCTCGATACCAGCCAGTAAGGGCCGAGGTCCTCGCATTTGACGTGCGGGTGATCGGCGGCCAGGTAATCGAGCGTGGCGTCGGTCTCGGGGCTCTTCACGGGCACGATGCAGACGCGCTGTCGTTGGCAAGGTTGAGGTCCCGGATCTTGTCTTCCGCCACCACCGCGTTCATGCCTCGAACTCCGCCAGCAGCGACGCATCGAGCCCGGCGGCCGTCAGCAGCCGGTTCTGTTGCGCACGCGCCGCCGCCAGCAGCGGCTTGAGATCGACCGCGCCGGCCGGCACGCGATCCGCGATGGCTTGCAGAGCCGCCACCGCGTCGAGCGCACGGTTGCCAGCTTCAGCCAGCCCCTCGATTTCGCCGCGGTTGGGCCGTGCGAGCCGCCGGCAGCTTGTCGTCGATGACCATCCTCACCAGTGCTTGGGTCAGTCCGCGTTGCGGCGGCGGTCGCGGTCGGCGGTGAGTGCTATAGGGCGAGATGCTGTCCTTGGTGCAGCGGCCCCTGGCGGCGGACCAGGCCGCCGATGGCGACTTCGCTGAGCAAGGGCAGGATGACGAGGTTGGTGGCGATGGGGATCTCGCACCAGTCGCTGGTCGCGACCAGTTGTTCGACCAACCGGCGCAGCGGCTGGTAGGCCGGCCTGGTCCAGCCACGTCTGCTTGGCGCCGGCGTCCGACAGGCCCGGCACCGCCATCTCGGCCGCCACCAGGTGGCTGA
Above is a window of Pseudomonadota bacterium DNA encoding:
- a CDS encoding 2Fe-2S iron-sulfur cluster binding domain-containing protein; translated protein: MTSHSIELAPGGESFAARDDETVLDAALRAGVALEYGCRHGNCSSCKYLVRDGEVDHGGASIYSLSEDERDEGYALLCCARPLSDLVVEARQTADARARPLLLPRELGVKLASIEKLTASLWRFSLALSAPLDFYAGSPCRTDAAVGQRATLLLIASGPTCADTPRLYRRRSGGRRVFGRPRSAPAVSATASSSADLSATATCAMARGRCCCACDGLRHRADSGRARRRHRTPGPARVPLLLRRPARERPASAAAAGALQRSARRPLRKLCRP
- a CDS encoding MmoB/DmpM family protein; this encodes MKSPETDATLDYLAADHPHVKCEDLGPYWLVSSEGEIVIDIARVGEELGEKLSLGSWLVIMSSFVGRVVTDPMTFRVTSHMTDLETPA